Proteins from a genomic interval of Candidatus Stygibacter australis:
- the rpmJ gene encoding 50S ribosomal protein L36, whose translation MKVKASVKKICKDCRIIKRNGVIRVICPANPKHKQRQG comes from the coding sequence ATGAAAGTTAAAGCGTCAGTTAAGAAGATCTGTAAAGATTGTAGAATCATAAAGAGAAATGGCGTTATCAGAGTAATATGCCCGGCAAATCCGAAGCATAAACAACGCCAGGGTTAA
- the secY gene encoding preprotein translocase subunit SecY: protein MFNSISNIFKIPDLKKKILYTALILIIYRLGSFVPVPGINASALKEFLDRAGSDGNMFSMFDLFVGGNLQRASIFALGIMPYITTSIVIQLLGSVIPFFEKLRKEGAEGQKKIQQYTRYGTVGIAAFNSIGIALFLQNLPGAVPDQGIMFLFVTVLSMVTGTMIIMWLGEQITEHGIGNGISLIIFAGIIARYPQGFLHMFSMLRIGAMKIFPFVAVIIVMVIVTAAVVLVTEGVRKIPVQYAKRVIGRKVYGGQSTFIPLKVNSAGVIPIIFAQSVLMFPRTIATFFKDSEFATSIVNIMSPGKFLYTLLYVLLIVFFAYFYTAMVINPVEMAENMKKYGGFIPGRKPGKKTSDYINNVLTRITLPGAIFFAFIAVMPEFMQRWAGLPFYFGGTGLIIVVGVSLDTLQQIESHLVMRHYDGFMKKGKLRARSR from the coding sequence GTGTTTAACAGTATCAGCAATATTTTTAAAATACCTGATCTTAAGAAGAAAATCCTCTATACTGCTCTGATCCTGATCATTTACAGACTGGGTAGTTTTGTTCCTGTTCCAGGCATTAATGCCTCAGCTTTGAAAGAATTTCTCGATAGAGCAGGTTCAGATGGGAACATGTTCAGCATGTTTGATCTTTTTGTGGGTGGAAATCTGCAGCGTGCTTCTATCTTTGCATTAGGAATCATGCCCTATATTACTACTTCTATTGTTATTCAGTTATTAGGTAGTGTGATCCCTTTCTTTGAAAAGCTCAGAAAAGAAGGTGCCGAAGGTCAAAAGAAAATCCAACAGTATACCAGATATGGTACTGTGGGTATTGCTGCCTTTAATTCAATAGGTATTGCTTTATTCCTGCAGAATCTGCCAGGCGCAGTCCCAGATCAAGGAATCATGTTTTTATTCGTTACCGTCCTTAGTATGGTAACAGGAACTATGATAATTATGTGGCTTGGTGAGCAGATCACAGAACACGGTATTGGAAATGGTATTTCTTTAATTATTTTTGCAGGAATTATTGCTCGTTACCCCCAGGGTTTCTTGCATATGTTTAGTATGCTCAGAATCGGGGCTATGAAAATTTTTCCATTTGTTGCCGTGATTATTGTCATGGTAATTGTTACTGCTGCAGTAGTGCTGGTAACTGAAGGTGTAAGAAAAATACCTGTTCAATATGCAAAGAGAGTTATTGGTCGCAAGGTTTATGGTGGTCAAAGCACATTTATTCCACTTAAGGTGAATAGTGCTGGTGTGATCCCGATTATCTTTGCTCAATCAGTGTTAATGTTTCCCAGAACTATAGCAACATTCTTCAAAGATAGTGAATTTGCTACATCTATAGTGAACATAATGTCACCTGGAAAGTTTTTATACACTCTGCTTTATGTACTTCTGATCGTCTTTTTTGCTTATTTCTACACAGCAATGGTTATCAATCCTGTAGAGATGGCAGAGAACATGAAGAAGTATGGTGGATTTATTCCTGGTCGTAAACCGGGCAAGAAAACTTCTGATTATATCAACAATGTACTTACACGAATCACTTTACCTGGTGCAATATTTTTTGCATTCATAGCTGTAATGCCAGAATTTATGCAAAGATGGGCAGGTCTGCCTTTCTATTTTGGTGGTACTGGATTGATCATTGTGGTTGGTGTATCTCTTGATACCCTCCAGCAGATCGAATCTCACCTTGTAATGCGGCATTATGACGGGTTTATGAAAAAAGGTAAATTGCGCGCTCGCAGCCGTTAA
- the infA gene encoding translation initiation factor IF-1 gives MAKEGVIEVEGVVKEALPNTMFRVELENGHEIIAHSSGKIRMHYIRILPGDKVKVELSPYDLNRGRITYRYK, from the coding sequence ATGGCAAAAGAAGGTGTAATTGAAGTTGAAGGTGTTGTAAAAGAGGCATTGCCAAACACAATGTTCCGTGTAGAACTGGAGAATGGTCATGAGATCATTGCTCATAGTTCCGGTAAGATCAGAATGCATTATATAAGGATTCTTCCTGGTGATAAAGTAAAAGTTGAATTATCACCTTACGACCTCAATCGGGGCAGAATCACTTATCGCTACAAATAG
- the rpsK gene encoding 30S ribosomal protein S11, with translation MAKKGARRVKKKRVRLSFNEGVAYIHSSFNNTIVTLADKAGNTLTWSSGGKIGYKGSKKSTPFAAQLAAEEVAKAALDMGINKVNVIVKGPGGGRESAIRSLDNNGLQVTMISDATPIPHNGCRPRKTRRI, from the coding sequence ATGGCAAAGAAAGGTGCGCGCAGAGTTAAAAAGAAAAGAGTTAGACTCTCATTTAATGAAGGTGTAGCATATATCCATTCCAGCTTCAATAATACTATTGTCACTTTGGCTGACAAGGCAGGAAATACTCTTACCTGGTCAAGTGGTGGAAAAATAGGATATAAAGGCTCAAAGAAGAGTACTCCCTTTGCAGCTCAGCTTGCGGCAGAAGAAGTTGCAAAAGCTGCCTTGGATATGGGTATTAATAAAGTTAATGTAATTGTTAAAGGACCTGGAGGTGGCAGAGAATCTGCTATCCGCTCACTTGATAATAATGGCTTACAAGTCACGATGATCAGTGATGCAACCCCCATCCCTCACAACGGGTGCCGTCCCCGTAAAACCAGAAGAATCTAA
- the rpsM gene encoding 30S ribosomal protein S13 → MAHIAGVELPKDKRVVVGLTYIFGVGRTTSEKVLALTGIDPNKRVKDLTGEEEKLLRDTLTTQYMIEGELRTQNAMDIKRLMEIGCYRGIRHKRSMPVRGQRTHTNARTRRGRRRGTGAGKKKK, encoded by the coding sequence TTGGCACACATAGCAGGTGTTGAATTACCAAAAGACAAACGAGTTGTCGTTGGTCTTACTTATATTTTTGGAGTTGGGCGCACAACTTCTGAGAAGGTGCTCGCTCTTACCGGGATTGACCCTAATAAAAGGGTAAAAGATCTCACTGGAGAAGAAGAAAAGCTGCTTAGAGACACTCTAACAACTCAGTATATGATTGAAGGAGAATTGAGAACCCAGAACGCCATGGACATTAAAAGATTAATGGAAATTGGCTGTTACCGGGGAATTCGTCATAAGCGTTCGATGCCGGTTAGAGGTCAAAGAACTCATACTAACGCCAGAACCCGCCGTGGACGTCGTCGTGGCACAGGTGCAGGTAAGAAAAAGAAATAG
- the map gene encoding type I methionyl aminopeptidase has translation MIFIKNNKEIALMRESNRIVGGVLELMAQHIKPGVSTWELDQIAEDYILSQGAVPSFKGYRIPGLEPYPAAICASVNDCIVHGIPAKDRILKDGDLIGIDVGAYKNNYHGDGARSFAVGEMNKKVEKLLTVTREALDRGMKMARSGNRIGDISWAIGSYARENGFNVADDLTGHGIGRDMHEDPMIPNFGIEGKGPRLKAGMTLAIEPMVNIGTNMVIERGWEFFTADASLSAHFENTILVTDGEPEILTLPYN, from the coding sequence ATGATCTTTATAAAAAATAATAAAGAAATAGCTTTGATGAGGGAAAGCAACCGGATAGTTGGTGGTGTGCTGGAATTAATGGCACAACATATCAAACCGGGAGTGAGTACCTGGGAACTTGATCAGATTGCCGAGGATTATATCCTTAGCCAAGGTGCTGTTCCCAGTTTTAAAGGATACAGAATTCCTGGATTGGAACCCTATCCAGCAGCTATTTGTGCATCTGTGAATGATTGTATTGTGCACGGAATTCCTGCCAAAGACAGAATCCTTAAAGATGGAGACCTGATTGGTATTGATGTTGGTGCATATAAGAATAATTATCATGGAGATGGAGCTCGCAGCTTTGCTGTGGGTGAGATGAACAAAAAAGTTGAAAAATTACTTACTGTTACCAGAGAAGCCCTCGATCGCGGCATGAAGATGGCAAGATCAGGTAACAGGATTGGTGATATTTCATGGGCGATTGGTTCCTACGCAAGGGAAAATGGTTTTAATGTCGCAGATGATCTAACCGGACACGGGATAGGCAGGGACATGCACGAAGACCCTATGATCCCCAACTTTGGTATCGAAGGTAAGGGACCACGGCTCAAGGCTGGTATGACACTGGCTATTGAACCGATGGTCAATATTGGCACTAACATGGTCATTGAGCGTGGTTGGGAGTTTTTCACTGCTGATGCCAGTCTTTCGGCACACTTTGAAAATACTATCCTGGTAACTGATGGTGAACCAGAGATACTCACACTACCATATAACTAA